In Paraburkholderia caribensis, a single window of DNA contains:
- a CDS encoding type II secretion system protein N — MNALQIRLISLAVFAVFCATLTYWVVTLTSHSGAPVPAAAVRAPVSTDQAAALFGGQLTRTANQDIHLFGILALSHGAAAIISTGGEPPHAVSLGSTIMQGVKLGEVRARSIIIDRNGSRSEVFLPANPPGPTIYVR, encoded by the coding sequence ATGAACGCTCTCCAGATCCGCCTGATTTCGCTCGCCGTCTTCGCCGTGTTCTGCGCGACACTCACTTACTGGGTCGTCACACTCACGTCGCATTCCGGCGCGCCCGTGCCCGCCGCCGCCGTGCGCGCGCCCGTCTCGACGGATCAGGCTGCGGCCCTGTTCGGCGGCCAGCTCACGCGCACCGCCAATCAGGACATTCATCTGTTCGGCATCCTCGCGTTGAGCCACGGCGCTGCCGCGATCATCAGCACGGGCGGCGAACCGCCGCACGCCGTATCGCTGGGCAGCACCATCATGCAAGGCGTCAAACTCGGCGAAGTGCGCGCCCGCTCGATCATCATCGACCGCAACGGCTCCCGCTCCGAAGTGTTCCTTCCCGCGAACCCGCCCGGCCCGACCATCTACGTGCGCTGA
- the gspG gene encoding type II secretion system major pseudopilin GspG, whose translation MQMWTSRRNEIAAMRAGQRARLQRGFTLIEIMVVIAILGILAALIVPKIMSRPDEARRVAAKQDIGTIMQSLKLYRLDNGRYPTQEQGLRALIEKPSTDPVPNNWKDGGYLERLPNDPWGNSYQYLNPGVHGEIDVFSYGADGKAGGEGNDADVGSWQ comes from the coding sequence ATGCAAATGTGGACCAGTCGCCGCAACGAGATCGCGGCCATGCGCGCGGGCCAGCGCGCCCGCCTTCAACGCGGGTTCACGCTGATCGAAATCATGGTCGTGATCGCGATCCTGGGCATTCTGGCCGCGCTGATCGTGCCGAAGATCATGAGCCGTCCGGACGAAGCCCGCCGCGTCGCGGCCAAGCAGGACATCGGCACGATCATGCAGTCGCTCAAGCTCTATCGTCTCGACAACGGCCGTTATCCGACGCAGGAGCAAGGCCTGCGTGCGCTGATCGAAAAGCCGTCGACGGACCCGGTGCCGAACAACTGGAAGGACGGCGGCTATCTCGAGCGTCTGCCCAATGACCCGTGGGGCAATTCCTATCAGTATCTGAACCCGGGTGTGCACGGCGAGATCGACGTGTTCAGCTACGGCGCGGACGGCAAGGCGGGCGGCGAAGGCAACGATGCCGACGTCGGCTCGTGGCAATAA
- a CDS encoding GspH/FimT family pseudopilin, with amino-acid sequence MKQDALRTAARQRQRGFTLLEMLVVLVIAGLLVSLASLSLTRNPRTDLNEEAQRLALLFESAGDEAQVRARPVSWLPLDGGFRFDIHTSDGWRPLRDDLLGPRRWEGGVTGVTIEYPGSDTHSDRIVFGTESIDTPVQVTLFSAAGRVTIIGTGNGRYEVR; translated from the coding sequence ATGAAGCAGGATGCACTGCGCACGGCCGCACGCCAACGCCAGCGCGGTTTCACGCTGCTCGAAATGCTGGTGGTGCTGGTGATCGCCGGCCTGCTGGTGTCGCTTGCATCGCTGTCGCTGACGCGCAATCCGCGCACGGATCTGAACGAGGAAGCGCAGCGTCTCGCGCTGCTGTTCGAATCGGCGGGTGACGAAGCGCAAGTGCGCGCGCGCCCTGTTTCGTGGCTGCCGCTGGACGGCGGCTTTCGTTTCGATATCCACACCAGCGACGGCTGGCGTCCGCTGCGCGACGATCTGCTCGGGCCGCGCCGCTGGGAAGGCGGCGTGACGGGCGTGACGATCGAGTATCCCGGTTCCGACACACATTCGGACCGCATCGTGTTCGGCACGGAGAGCATCGATACGCCCGTGCAGGTGACGCTCTTTTCCGCCGCGGGGCGCGTGACGATCATCGGCACGGGCAACGGCCGGTACGAGGTGCGCTGA
- the gspI gene encoding type II secretion system minor pseudopilin GspI, whose protein sequence is MQCALRVRRARGTLDNPNRKRAGGFTMIEVLVALAIIAVALAASLRAVGSLATGEADLHRRLLAGWSADNALAQLHLAHAWPEVGSQSFDCSQGNLQLICTENVSATPNPVFRRVEVSVTSPGRPGNLAQMVTVIANETNRSL, encoded by the coding sequence ATGCAGTGTGCGCTTCGTGTTCGCCGCGCGCGCGGCACGCTGGATAACCCAAATCGCAAGCGGGCGGGAGGCTTCACGATGATCGAAGTGCTGGTCGCGCTGGCGATCATCGCGGTCGCGCTGGCCGCTTCGCTGCGCGCGGTCGGCAGTCTCGCGACGGGCGAGGCCGATCTGCATCGGCGGCTGCTGGCGGGCTGGAGCGCGGATAACGCGCTCGCCCAGCTCCATCTGGCGCACGCGTGGCCGGAAGTCGGCTCGCAGAGCTTCGACTGCTCGCAGGGCAACCTGCAACTGATTTGCACGGAAAACGTGAGCGCGACGCCGAACCCTGTGTTTCGACGCGTCGAGGTTTCAGTGACGTCGCCCGGCCGGCCGGGCAACCTCGCGCAGATGGTAACGGTAATCGCGAATGAAACGAATCGCTCGCTCTGA
- a CDS encoding PulJ/GspJ family protein — MKRIARSEHDVSRVRRSPLLRKTAGGFTLIELLVAIAILAVIAVLSWRGLDQIIRGRQTITNAMEDERVFAQFFDQMRIDVRNAASDDEAGEPAVAVNGNALQIVRYMRAPGAAPRLVVVRYRITEGRILRYASPPLANIGEVRRALGGSENENWNVVPLIGGIGAITARLYVPKVGWTTQMKDVQSAITENDNNLKVPQLGNAPLPRSVTGLEVSIGASSLARPVTRVFLVGE, encoded by the coding sequence ATGAAACGAATCGCTCGCTCTGAGCACGACGTCTCGCGCGTTCGGCGTTCGCCGCTGCTGAGAAAGACAGCGGGCGGTTTCACGCTAATCGAACTGCTCGTTGCCATTGCGATTCTGGCCGTGATCGCGGTGCTGTCGTGGCGCGGACTGGACCAGATCATCCGTGGACGCCAGACAATCACGAACGCGATGGAAGACGAGCGCGTATTCGCGCAGTTTTTCGATCAGATGCGCATCGACGTGCGCAACGCCGCATCCGACGACGAAGCGGGCGAACCGGCCGTCGCGGTGAACGGCAATGCGCTGCAGATCGTGCGCTACATGCGCGCGCCGGGCGCGGCGCCACGGCTGGTTGTCGTGCGGTATCGGATCACCGAGGGACGGATTCTGCGCTATGCGTCGCCGCCGCTGGCGAACATCGGCGAGGTGCGCCGCGCGCTGGGCGGTTCGGAGAACGAGAACTGGAACGTCGTGCCGTTGATCGGCGGTATTGGTGCGATTACGGCGCGGCTGTATGTGCCGAAAGTCGGCTGGACGACGCAGATGAAAGACGTGCAGTCGGCGATCACCGAGAACGACAATAATCTGAAGGTGCCTCAGCTCGGCAATGCGCCGTTGCCGAGGTCGGTGACGGGGCTCGAAGTGAGCATCGGCGCGAGTTCGCTCGCGCGGCCCGTTACGCGGGTCTTTCTCGTTGGGGAGTGA
- the gspK gene encoding type II secretion system minor pseudopilin GspK produces MITRFRPARSKPAAQRGAAIISALLVVALSAILVSGMLWREQVQIRRIENQRLLAQAQWVSRGALDWTRLILRSEGDTSAGITYLGGVWGVPIARTRLSDFLGQIGEVRAQEGGATYISGSIEDAQAKFNLRNLVSTAVPGALTLNVQQIQSFQRLLQLLGINGQLAKNTALQLRAGLRQSATRFQTAANPATVDPTQPQGGATGGGNYTDQPGLEDADENAPVAPLQMTGVDSLLDVPGFTPEMIARLRPFVTVLPTTTPVNMNTAPAEVVAAVVPGMNLSNAQAFVARRETVFFHNVGDVQLALRGAGVQQLVFDPNQLDVNTSYFLIHGRVEHERAEVDRTTLVYRDALTHTTRIVWGRDQL; encoded by the coding sequence TTGATCACGCGCTTTCGCCCTGCCCGTTCGAAACCTGCCGCTCAACGCGGCGCAGCCATCATCAGCGCGCTGCTGGTCGTCGCGCTGTCCGCGATTCTCGTCTCCGGCATGCTGTGGCGGGAGCAGGTGCAGATCCGGCGCATCGAGAATCAACGGCTGCTGGCGCAGGCGCAGTGGGTGTCGCGCGGCGCGCTCGACTGGACGCGGCTCATTCTTCGTTCCGAAGGCGATACGTCGGCGGGCATCACGTATCTTGGCGGCGTCTGGGGCGTGCCGATCGCGCGCACGCGCCTGTCCGATTTCCTCGGGCAGATCGGCGAGGTGCGCGCGCAGGAAGGCGGCGCCACGTATATCTCCGGTTCCATCGAGGATGCGCAGGCCAAATTCAATCTGCGCAACCTCGTCTCAACGGCGGTGCCTGGCGCGCTGACGCTGAACGTTCAGCAGATCCAGTCGTTCCAGCGTTTGTTGCAGCTTCTTGGCATCAACGGGCAACTGGCGAAGAACACCGCGCTGCAATTGCGCGCGGGACTGCGGCAATCGGCGACGCGCTTCCAGACGGCGGCCAATCCCGCCACCGTCGATCCAACGCAGCCGCAAGGCGGCGCGACTGGCGGCGGCAATTACACCGATCAGCCCGGTCTCGAAGACGCCGACGAGAACGCGCCCGTCGCACCGCTTCAGATGACGGGCGTCGATTCGCTGCTCGACGTGCCCGGCTTCACGCCAGAGATGATCGCGCGGCTGCGCCCGTTCGTGACCGTGTTGCCCACCACGACGCCCGTCAACATGAACACCGCGCCCGCCGAGGTCGTTGCGGCCGTCGTGCCGGGCATGAATCTGTCGAATGCGCAGGCGTTCGTCGCACGGCGGGAGACGGTGTTCTTCCACAACGTCGGCGATGTGCAGCTCGCGTTGCGCGGCGCGGGCGTCCAGCAGCTGGTGTTCGATCCGAATCAGCTCGACGTGAACACCAGCTACTTCCTGATCCACGGACGCGTCGAGCATGAGCGCGCCGAAGTCGATCGCACCACCCTCGTCTATCGCGACGCGCTGACGCATACCACGCGTATCGTATGGGGACGAGATCAACTATGA
- the gspL gene encoding type II secretion system protein GspL, translating into MSTLIVLLPPRDPAVPSQEWQLPELPFLLLDKSGRVQRAGRSAPGLLPRASATVLMLAARDCLMLATAVPPLKGPRLRQALPNVVEDQLIQDPQTTHIALDPQPLDGNRHVLAIVDRGWFRYIVETFAAAGHRNVKVVPVTRCLPQPVAAMAADVPVEEAVAAGADAPPPRAEPVVAGLTPVVAAVLGHVVPSTAAVLGEGAVDAAPPRVELALARGPLGEGLAVPESAVGATVAALAGDAPVTLYTLVDLPGSEPRLASVAQTGRPSIAGSLPVSFETLARNAIQCRFDLAQFEFAVQPWRLDRASLRRLRLPLWLLVGTVLVAIIGANVQWLMLSRQRDAISAQMTELLLNTFPKTTVVLDAPDQMARQLQQLRVAAGELSPDDFLSLADGLARSLGPIPVNGLAALDYHDRRVDVTFKPEIKVDPDFQQRLTRNGLTGAIDSNTGKWTIRNGQ; encoded by the coding sequence TTGAGCACGCTGATCGTTCTTCTGCCGCCGCGTGATCCGGCGGTGCCGTCGCAGGAATGGCAACTGCCGGAGTTGCCGTTTCTGCTGCTCGACAAATCGGGGCGCGTCCAGCGCGCCGGCCGCTCGGCGCCCGGCCTGCTGCCGCGTGCGAGCGCGACCGTGCTGATGCTCGCCGCGCGCGACTGTCTGATGCTGGCCACGGCCGTACCGCCGCTGAAAGGCCCGCGCTTGCGTCAGGCGCTGCCGAACGTCGTCGAAGATCAACTGATCCAGGACCCGCAGACCACGCACATCGCGCTCGATCCGCAGCCGCTCGACGGCAACCGCCATGTGCTCGCGATCGTCGATCGCGGCTGGTTCCGCTATATCGTCGAGACGTTTGCGGCGGCGGGTCATCGCAATGTGAAGGTGGTGCCCGTCACCCGTTGTCTGCCGCAGCCCGTCGCCGCGATGGCGGCCGACGTGCCTGTGGAGGAAGCCGTTGCCGCTGGCGCCGATGCCCCACCGCCGCGCGCCGAGCCCGTCGTTGCAGGCCTCACGCCCGTCGTTGCGGCCGTGCTGGGGCATGTCGTGCCGTCGACGGCCGCCGTGCTCGGCGAAGGCGCCGTCGACGCCGCACCGCCGCGCGTCGAGCTTGCGCTCGCGCGCGGTCCGCTCGGTGAAGGGCTGGCCGTGCCGGAATCGGCGGTTGGCGCGACGGTGGCGGCGCTCGCGGGCGATGCGCCCGTCACGCTTTACACGCTCGTCGATTTGCCGGGCAGCGAGCCGCGCCTGGCGTCGGTGGCGCAGACCGGGCGCCCTTCTATCGCTGGTTCGCTGCCCGTCTCGTTCGAAACGCTCGCGCGTAACGCGATCCAGTGCCGCTTCGATCTCGCGCAGTTCGAGTTTGCCGTGCAGCCGTGGCGCCTCGATCGCGCGTCGCTGCGCCGCCTGCGCTTGCCGTTGTGGCTGCTGGTGGGCACGGTGCTCGTCGCAATCATCGGCGCGAATGTGCAGTGGCTGATGTTGTCGCGTCAGCGCGATGCGATCAGCGCGCAGATGACCGAGCTGCTGCTCAACACCTTTCCGAAGACCACGGTCGTGCTCGACGCGCCCGATCAGATGGCGCGTCAGTTGCAGCAATTGCGCGTCGCGGCGGGCGAGCTGTCGCCGGACGATTTCCTTTCTCTCGCGGACGGGCTGGCGCGCTCGCTGGGGCCGATTCCCGTCAACGGTCTTGCTGCGCTCGACTATCACGACCGTCGTGTCGATGTGACGTTCAAACCCGAGATCAAGGTCGATCCCGATTTCCAGCAGCGCCTGACGCGCAATGGCCTGACGGGCGCGATCGACAGCAACACCGGCAAGTGGACGATCAGGAACGGACAATGA
- the gspM gene encoding type II secretion system protein GspM: MKAELLNTWAGFWDARTPREKALLTWGGAVLAVVIVWSVLWAPAQEGRARLRESIPGLQRQLSQMTAQANEARALSAAAQGVAPTGGALKDALTASLNDHGLAPTQVQVLGNAVQIQLKNASFPAWTEWLDDARKQFKVQVSEAHVTGLKQDGQVDLTASLQPATIK; encoded by the coding sequence ATGAAAGCAGAACTGTTGAACACGTGGGCCGGCTTCTGGGATGCCCGCACGCCGCGCGAGAAAGCGCTTTTGACGTGGGGCGGCGCGGTGCTGGCTGTCGTCATCGTCTGGTCGGTGTTGTGGGCGCCCGCGCAGGAAGGACGCGCGCGGCTGCGCGAATCGATCCCGGGCCTGCAGCGCCAGCTTTCGCAAATGACCGCGCAGGCGAACGAGGCGCGCGCGCTGTCGGCGGCGGCACAGGGCGTGGCGCCGACGGGCGGCGCGCTGAAGGACGCGCTGACGGCGTCGCTGAACGACCACGGGCTCGCGCCGACGCAGGTGCAGGTGCTCGGCAACGCGGTGCAGATCCAGTTGAAGAACGCATCGTTTCCCGCTTGGACCGAATGGCTCGACGATGCGCGCAAGCAGTTCAAGGTGCAGGTGTCCGAGGCGCACGTCACGGGGTTGAAGCAGGACGGCCAGGTCGATCTGACGGCATCGCTGCAACCGGCAACGATCAAATGA
- a CDS encoding type II secretion system protein N, producing the protein MSFWMRRLRAALPWIAVALIANVVVLLVMAPAAWVTPQFSKATQGHVNLVEPSGSLWHGSASLMLAAGPGAESATLLPGRIEWRTSFWPLFTGRVRMQMLQSQAMPDPVTVDATLRSATLSGGSIAVPASLLAGLGAPFNTLDLQGDVRLTWTDWRSFNRQAFGQLIVTLNDMSSRVSRVKPLGSYRVVFQAQGGSGTLDLSTTKGPLLLNGHGTLSESSTSFMGTASTTPDSVDNLAGLLNLLGRPTGPGQVALTFVH; encoded by the coding sequence ATGAGTTTCTGGATGCGGCGACTACGCGCCGCGCTGCCCTGGATCGCCGTCGCGCTGATCGCGAACGTCGTGGTGTTGCTGGTGATGGCGCCCGCAGCCTGGGTCACGCCGCAGTTCTCGAAGGCCACGCAAGGGCATGTCAATCTCGTCGAGCCATCGGGTTCGCTGTGGCATGGCTCGGCTTCGCTGATGCTCGCCGCCGGGCCCGGCGCGGAAAGCGCGACGCTGTTGCCGGGGCGCATCGAATGGCGCACGTCGTTCTGGCCGTTGTTCACGGGCCGTGTGCGGATGCAGATGTTGCAAAGCCAGGCGATGCCCGATCCCGTCACGGTCGATGCCACCCTGCGCAGCGCGACGCTGTCGGGCGGCAGCATCGCCGTGCCAGCGTCGTTGCTCGCGGGCCTGGGTGCGCCGTTCAACACGCTCGATCTGCAAGGCGACGTGCGGCTGACGTGGACCGACTGGCGCAGCTTCAATCGCCAGGCATTCGGTCAGTTGATCGTGACGCTGAACGACATGAGTTCGCGCGTGTCGCGCGTGAAGCCGCTCGGGTCGTATCGCGTGGTGTTTCAGGCCCAGGGCGGGTCCGGCACGCTCGATCTGTCGACGACGAAGGGGCCGCTGCTGCTGAACGGTCACGGCACGCTCAGCGAGTCCTCGACGTCATTCATGGGTACCGCGAGCACCACGCCCGACTCCGTCGACAATCTCGCCGGGCTGCTGAATCTGCTCGGGCGCCCCACTGGGCCTGGACAGGTCGCGCTGACCTTCGTCCACTGA
- a CDS encoding efflux transporter outer membrane subunit, translating into MQFDRTSRARASVANVAGQRVLNIAVCATLAFALAGCAVGPDYKRPSVDIPASYKEAADGWKVAQPADQQDRGAWWTIYNDPQLSALEDKLNASNQTVAQFAAAYRQARALVGEARAAYFPVISAGASASRSRTPSRSFSGSVTGGGGGTTSSLSSSGTISNSYSLSLDATWEPDLWGKVSRTVASQQAGQQAAAADLANARLSAQATLAQTYFNIRSLDAQQKLLDDTVAAYQRSLTLTQNRYAQGVAARSDVIQAQTQLQSAQAAAIDNGVARAQNEHAIAVLVGEPASAFSLPPAPLDAVPPATPAQLPSALLERRPDIASAERKAAAANEQIGVAISAFFPTLTLSASGGFESSVFSQLLQMPSRFWTLGPSLAQTIFDAGLRKAQTDAARAAYDQDVATYRQTVLTAFQDVEDNLASLRILEQEVTVQQQAVQSAQQALDIVTNQYKSGTVDYLNVLTAQTTAFTAEQKLASIAGQRMVSSVGLVKALGGGWEAEQMNRETGEVAAPAPASSPAAPVAKISTSAG; encoded by the coding sequence ATGCAGTTTGATCGAACTTCGCGCGCACGCGCCTCGGTCGCGAACGTCGCGGGGCAACGCGTCCTGAACATCGCCGTTTGCGCCACGCTGGCCTTCGCGCTTGCCGGCTGCGCGGTCGGTCCCGATTACAAGCGGCCGTCCGTCGACATTCCGGCCTCGTACAAGGAAGCCGCCGACGGCTGGAAAGTCGCGCAACCCGCCGACCAGCAGGATCGCGGCGCGTGGTGGACCATCTACAACGATCCGCAGCTGAGCGCGCTCGAAGACAAGCTCAACGCGTCGAACCAGACCGTCGCGCAGTTCGCCGCCGCCTACCGGCAGGCGCGCGCGCTGGTCGGCGAGGCGCGCGCGGCGTACTTCCCGGTGATCAGCGCAGGGGCGAGCGCGTCGCGCTCGCGTACGCCGAGCCGCAGCTTCAGCGGCTCGGTGACGGGCGGAGGCGGCGGCACGACGTCGTCGCTCAGCAGCTCGGGCACGATCAGCAACAGCTACAGCCTGTCGCTCGACGCGACGTGGGAACCGGATCTCTGGGGCAAGGTGAGCCGCACCGTCGCAAGCCAGCAGGCGGGGCAGCAGGCGGCCGCCGCCGATCTGGCGAACGCGCGCCTGTCCGCGCAGGCAACGCTCGCGCAAACCTACTTCAACATCCGCTCGCTCGACGCGCAGCAAAAGCTGCTCGACGATACCGTCGCCGCCTACCAGCGTTCGCTCACGCTCACGCAGAACCGCTACGCGCAGGGCGTCGCCGCCCGCTCGGACGTGATTCAGGCGCAAACGCAGCTGCAATCGGCGCAAGCTGCCGCCATCGACAACGGCGTCGCGCGCGCTCAAAACGAGCACGCGATCGCCGTGCTGGTCGGCGAACCGGCGTCCGCGTTCTCGCTGCCCCCCGCGCCGCTCGATGCCGTGCCGCCCGCCACACCTGCGCAACTGCCGTCGGCACTGCTCGAACGGCGCCCGGATATCGCGTCGGCCGAACGCAAGGCCGCGGCGGCGAACGAGCAGATCGGCGTCGCGATTTCGGCTTTCTTCCCGACGCTGACGCTGTCGGCCAGCGGCGGCTTCGAAAGCTCAGTGTTCTCGCAGCTGCTGCAAATGCCGTCGCGCTTCTGGACGCTCGGGCCCTCGCTCGCCCAGACCATCTTCGACGCCGGCCTGCGCAAGGCGCAGACGGACGCCGCGCGCGCCGCCTACGACCAGGACGTCGCCACCTACCGGCAGACAGTGCTGACGGCGTTCCAGGACGTCGAAGACAACCTCGCGTCGCTGCGCATTCTCGAGCAGGAAGTCACCGTGCAGCAGCAGGCGGTGCAGTCGGCCCAGCAGGCGCTGGATATCGTCACGAACCAGTACAAATCGGGCACCGTCGACTATCTCAACGTGCTGACGGCGCAGACCACCGCGTTCACCGCCGAGCAGAAGCTGGCGAGCATCGCGGGACAGCGGATGGTGTCGTCGGTCGGTCTCGTCAAGGCGCTCGGCGGCGGCTGGGAAGCCGAGCAGATGAATCGCGAGACGGGTGAAGTTGCAGCGCCTGCGCCCGCATCGTCGCCTGCCGCGCCCGTTGCGAAAATTTCCACCTCAGCGGGCTAG
- a CDS encoding MarR family winged helix-turn-helix transcriptional regulator, translating to MTDGPYQPESIHLESSLGYYLTKARNVLVERTDRAVAHLGLTTQQIGVILLLSCGRATTPFELSRAMSYDSGSMTRMLDRLEKKGLIARSRSDKDRRIVKLGLTPQGQHAASQLPEIGADVLNEQLRGFSGADLATLIDLLSRFIANGIDGGNGAVGCQMADKSAEEEIGPSVPTDDV from the coding sequence ATGACCGACGGTCCTTACCAGCCGGAGTCGATTCATCTCGAATCGAGCCTTGGCTATTACCTGACCAAAGCGAGGAACGTGCTGGTCGAACGCACCGATCGCGCGGTCGCGCATCTCGGGCTGACGACTCAGCAGATCGGCGTGATCCTGCTGCTTTCATGCGGCCGCGCAACGACACCGTTCGAACTGTCGCGGGCCATGTCTTACGACAGCGGATCGATGACGCGGATGCTCGATCGCCTTGAAAAGAAGGGGCTGATCGCGCGCTCGCGTAGCGACAAGGACCGGCGCATCGTGAAGCTCGGCCTGACGCCGCAAGGTCAGCACGCGGCGTCGCAATTGCCGGAGATTGGCGCGGACGTGCTCAATGAACAGCTGCGGGGCTTTTCAGGCGCGGATCTCGCGACACTGATCGATCTGTTGAGCCGTTTCATTGCGAACGGCATCGATGGTGGAAACGGCGCTGTCGGATGTCAGATGGCCGACAAGTCTGCTGAAGAAGAAATCGGGCCGTCCGTTCCAACCGACGACGTTTAG
- a CDS encoding DHA2 family efflux MFS transporter permease subunit — protein MSALPAASTSTGSTDDGPPHGGATSTQPAAPAPLTGGRLALLTVGLALGTFMEVLDTSIANVAVPTISGSLGVATSEGTWVISSYSVASAIAVPLTGWLARRVGEVRLFTLSVLLFTIASAACGFAHNFESLIAFRLLQGLVSGPMVPLSQTILMRSYPLEKRGLALGLWAMTVIVAPIFGPVMGGWITDNYTWPWIFYINLPIGLFSAACAYFLLRGRETQTTKQRIDGIGLGLLVIGVSCLQMMLDLGKDRDWFSSTFIVALAIIAVTSLAFMIVWEMTEKEPVVDLSLFKDRNFALGALIISFGFMAFFGSVVIFPLWLQTVMGYTAGKAGLATAPVGLLALVLSPMIGRNMHRLNLRIVASFAFVVFAFVSLWNSTFTLDAPFNQVILPRLVQGIGVACFFVPMTTITLSSISDERLASASGLSNFLRTLSGAIGTAISTTYWENDAIYHHAVLSESVSAYSANTTSYSDLLTTLGFKGQAVTAQLNEIVTQQGYMMATNDFFRISCAGFVVLACLVWVTKPKKGAAASMGH, from the coding sequence ATGAGCGCATTGCCAGCGGCTTCCACTTCTACCGGCTCAACGGATGACGGGCCGCCGCACGGCGGCGCGACCTCCACCCAGCCTGCCGCCCCTGCTCCGCTCACGGGCGGAAGGCTCGCACTGCTAACGGTCGGACTCGCGCTCGGGACGTTCATGGAAGTGCTCGATACGTCGATCGCGAATGTGGCTGTGCCGACCATCTCGGGCAGCCTCGGCGTGGCGACCAGCGAAGGCACGTGGGTGATCTCGTCGTATTCCGTGGCATCGGCGATTGCGGTGCCTTTGACGGGCTGGCTCGCGCGGCGGGTCGGCGAAGTCCGGCTGTTCACGCTGTCGGTGCTGTTATTTACGATCGCGTCCGCGGCTTGCGGTTTCGCGCACAACTTCGAGTCGCTGATCGCGTTCCGTCTGCTTCAGGGGCTCGTGTCCGGCCCGATGGTGCCGCTGTCGCAGACCATTCTGATGCGCTCCTACCCGCTCGAGAAACGCGGTCTCGCGCTCGGCCTATGGGCAATGACGGTGATCGTCGCGCCGATCTTCGGTCCCGTGATGGGCGGCTGGATCACCGACAACTATACCTGGCCGTGGATCTTCTACATCAATCTGCCGATCGGCCTGTTCTCGGCGGCGTGCGCGTACTTCCTGCTGCGCGGACGCGAAACGCAGACGACGAAACAGCGCATCGACGGCATCGGCCTCGGACTGCTGGTGATCGGCGTGTCGTGCCTGCAGATGATGCTCGACCTCGGCAAGGACCGCGACTGGTTCAGCTCGACCTTCATCGTCGCGCTGGCGATCATCGCCGTGACGTCGCTGGCGTTCATGATCGTGTGGGAGATGACGGAGAAAGAGCCCGTCGTCGACCTGTCGCTCTTCAAGGACCGCAACTTCGCACTGGGCGCGTTGATCATCTCGTTCGGCTTTATGGCGTTCTTCGGCTCCGTCGTGATTTTTCCGCTCTGGCTGCAGACGGTGATGGGCTACACGGCAGGCAAAGCGGGACTCGCGACCGCGCCCGTCGGTCTGCTCGCACTCGTGCTGTCGCCGATGATCGGGCGCAACATGCACCGGCTCAATTTGCGGATCGTCGCGAGCTTCGCGTTCGTCGTGTTCGCATTCGTGTCGTTGTGGAACTCGACTTTCACGCTCGATGCGCCGTTCAATCAGGTGATTCTGCCGCGTCTCGTACAGGGCATCGGCGTGGCCTGCTTCTTCGTGCCGATGACGACGATCACGCTGTCCAGCATTTCGGATGAACGGCTGGCTAGCGCATCGGGGTTATCGAACTTTCTGCGCACGCTGTCTGGCGCAATCGGCACGGCGATCAGCACGACGTATTGGGAAAACGACGCGATCTATCACCACGCCGTGTTGTCGGAATCGGTGAGCGCCTACTCGGCGAACACGACGTCCTATAGCGATCTACTGACGACGCTCGGCTTCAAAGGACAGGCGGTGACGGCGCAACTGAACGAGATCGTCACGCAACAGGGCTACATGATGGCGACCAACGATTTCTTCCGCATCTCGTGTGCGGGCTTCGTGGTGCTGGCGTGTCTGGTGTGGGTGACGAAGCCCAAAAAGGGCGCGGCGGCGTCAATGGGACATTGA